The following proteins are encoded in a genomic region of Shinella zoogloeoides:
- a CDS encoding heparinase II/III family protein encodes MQLSDRQRLSYLYMREGWRRFSRRLALGRISAMRFSGSAPDRLIVAPTDLHPADSFAGEEITAGRFPLAGRVLECDGESPFALELPSEEFANRLHSFGWLRHMRLVDPEKAALTTRFIVGDWLQSHGRVIGGLAWRPDVTAQRIIAWLSHSPVVLKDADYPFYRRFLKSLAFQVRYLRHVADTTRDGEPRLRVRIALAMASIAMPTSASKMRKAARNLDEELDRQILPDGGHCSRNPRAALDLLLDLLPLRQTYVNLGHDMPSQLIPCIDRIFPALRFFRHQGGELALFNGATYTLANELMSVLRYDETGGAPFKALPSINYDRLAVKETVVLMDTGVPKSVDLSATAAAGTLSIEMSSGRNRFIVNSGRPRFAGDAMRQMARMTAAHSVATLNDTSSSRISSSRFLGPIIIGGVGKVEVSRSERESGADGITASHDGYLKRFGLLYERDIFVAASGNEIRGRERFFKAGHPGVPVERGVAVVRFHIHPSIQLYNASENETRLVAPDGEAWALTCLDVAVEEEDDVFFADPSGVRASRQLTLTMPLAEVPEVQWSLVRRR; translated from the coding sequence ATGCAGCTTTCCGACCGGCAGCGGCTTTCCTATCTGTATATGCGTGAGGGTTGGCGCCGCTTCTCGCGGAGGCTCGCGCTTGGCCGGATCAGCGCCATGCGGTTTTCCGGCAGCGCGCCGGACCGGCTGATCGTCGCGCCGACGGATCTCCATCCGGCCGATTCCTTTGCCGGCGAAGAAATCACCGCCGGGCGCTTCCCGCTCGCCGGCCGCGTTCTCGAATGCGACGGCGAATCGCCCTTCGCGCTGGAGCTTCCATCCGAGGAATTCGCCAATCGGCTGCATTCCTTCGGCTGGCTCCGGCATATGCGGCTGGTCGATCCGGAAAAGGCGGCGCTGACGACGCGCTTCATCGTCGGCGACTGGCTGCAGAGCCATGGGCGGGTCATCGGCGGGCTCGCCTGGCGGCCCGATGTGACGGCGCAGCGCATCATCGCCTGGCTTTCCCACTCTCCCGTGGTGCTGAAGGATGCCGATTATCCCTTCTATCGCCGCTTCCTGAAGAGCCTCGCGTTCCAGGTGCGCTACCTGCGCCATGTCGCCGATACGACGCGGGACGGCGAGCCGCGGCTGCGCGTGCGGATCGCGCTCGCCATGGCCTCCATCGCCATGCCGACCTCCGCGTCCAAGATGCGCAAGGCCGCCCGAAACCTCGACGAGGAACTGGACCGGCAGATATTGCCGGACGGCGGGCATTGCTCGCGCAATCCGCGGGCGGCGCTCGACCTGCTGCTCGACCTGCTGCCGCTGCGCCAGACCTATGTCAATCTCGGTCACGACATGCCCTCGCAGCTCATTCCCTGCATCGACCGCATCTTTCCGGCCCTGCGCTTCTTCCGCCACCAGGGCGGCGAACTCGCCCTCTTCAACGGAGCGACCTATACGCTGGCGAACGAGCTGATGTCGGTGCTGCGCTACGACGAGACCGGTGGCGCGCCCTTCAAGGCCCTCCCCTCGATCAACTACGATCGGCTGGCGGTGAAGGAGACGGTGGTGCTGATGGATACCGGCGTTCCGAAATCCGTCGATCTTTCCGCGACGGCGGCGGCCGGCACGCTTTCCATCGAGATGTCGTCCGGCAGGAACCGCTTCATCGTCAATTCCGGGCGGCCGCGCTTTGCCGGCGATGCCATGCGGCAGATGGCGCGGATGACGGCCGCCCATTCCGTGGCGACGCTGAACGACACCTCCTCCTCGCGCATCTCCTCCTCCCGCTTCCTGGGGCCGATCATCATCGGCGGCGTGGGCAAGGTGGAGGTGTCGCGCAGCGAGCGGGAGTCGGGCGCCGACGGCATCACGGCGAGCCATGACGGCTATCTCAAGCGTTTCGGCCTTCTCTACGAGCGCGACATCTTCGTCGCCGCCTCCGGCAACGAGATCCGCGGGCGCGAGCGCTTCTTCAAGGCGGGCCATCCCGGCGTGCCGGTCGAGCGGGGCGTGGCGGTCGTGCGCTTCCATATCCATCCGTCCATCCAGCTCTACAATGCCTCGGAAAACGAGACGCGGCTCGTGGCGCCGGACGGCGAGGCCTGGGCGCTGACCTGCCTCGACGTCGCGGTGGAGGAAGAGGACGACGTCTTCTTCGCCGATCCTTCCGGCGTGCGTGCGTCCCGCCAGCTCACCCTCACCATGCCGCTTGCCGAGGTGCCCGAGGTTCAGTGGTCGCTCGTCCGCCGGCGATAG
- a CDS encoding RsmB/NOP family class I SAM-dependent RNA methyltransferase — MNDDRRKNKAHPKRHGGKGRTPADAAAAAPEKPGLRARQAAAKILAAVIDRRTPLDGMLDLENGNIAYRQLGDADRALVRAILNTALRHLPRIEAILDTLVGTPLPEGARALHHVLTVAAAQILYLDVPDHSAVDLAVEQAQLDPRNRRFASLTNAVLRRLSREKASHLTATRAVSVIPAWFHERLIAVYGKEHAARIGEALLEPSAIDLTVKSDPEGWAAKLGGRVLPTGSVRLPAASGAIPALEGFEAGQWWVQDAAASLPAKLFRDLAGKRVADLCAAPGGKTAQLALAGAKVTALDQSGNRLKRLIGNLERLDLSVEAVEANMADYRPEDLFDAVLLDAPCSSTGTIRRHPDVLWTKGPEDIDKLARLQERLLRHALTLIKPGGELVFSNCSLDPCEGEDMVARVLADNPDWRIEPVEPADWPGLESAVSPRGEFRTTPAMLPATDSHAGGVDGFYAVLLRRNN; from the coding sequence TTGAACGACGATAGACGAAAAAACAAAGCTCATCCGAAACGACATGGCGGCAAGGGCCGGACACCGGCCGATGCTGCCGCGGCCGCCCCGGAAAAGCCGGGCCTGCGCGCCCGGCAGGCCGCGGCCAAGATCCTTGCCGCCGTCATCGATCGCCGCACGCCGCTCGACGGCATGCTCGATCTGGAGAACGGCAATATCGCCTATCGCCAGCTCGGCGATGCCGACCGGGCGCTGGTGCGCGCCATCCTCAACACGGCGCTGCGCCACCTTCCCCGCATCGAGGCGATCCTCGACACGCTGGTCGGCACACCCCTGCCGGAAGGCGCGCGGGCGCTGCACCATGTCCTGACGGTCGCCGCCGCGCAGATCCTCTATCTCGACGTGCCGGATCATTCCGCGGTCGACCTTGCCGTCGAGCAGGCGCAGCTCGATCCGCGCAACCGCCGCTTCGCCAGCCTCACCAATGCGGTGCTGCGCCGGCTTTCCCGCGAAAAGGCCTCGCATCTGACGGCCACCCGCGCGGTTTCCGTCATTCCCGCCTGGTTCCACGAGCGGCTTATCGCCGTCTACGGCAAGGAGCACGCGGCGCGCATCGGCGAAGCGCTGCTGGAGCCTTCTGCCATAGACCTGACGGTGAAATCCGATCCGGAAGGCTGGGCGGCGAAGCTCGGCGGCCGCGTGCTGCCGACCGGTTCCGTGCGCCTTCCTGCCGCGTCCGGCGCAATCCCGGCCCTTGAAGGCTTCGAGGCAGGGCAATGGTGGGTGCAGGATGCGGCGGCGAGCCTGCCTGCGAAACTTTTCCGTGATCTTGCCGGCAAGCGCGTCGCCGATCTGTGCGCCGCGCCGGGTGGCAAGACGGCACAGCTTGCGCTTGCCGGGGCCAAGGTGACGGCGCTCGACCAATCGGGCAACCGCCTGAAGCGGCTCATCGGCAATCTCGAACGGCTCGACCTGTCGGTCGAGGCCGTCGAGGCCAACATGGCGGACTACCGGCCCGAAGACCTTTTCGACGCCGTCCTGCTCGATGCGCCCTGCTCCTCCACCGGCACGATCCGCCGTCATCCGGACGTTCTCTGGACCAAGGGACCGGAGGATATCGACAAGCTCGCCCGCCTGCAGGAACGCCTGCTGCGCCACGCGCTGACGCTGATCAAGCCCGGCGGTGAACTGGTTTTTTCCAATTGCTCGCTCGATCCGTGCGAGGGCGAGGACATGGTGGCGCGCGTGCTGGCCGACAATCCCGACTGGCGGATCGAACCCGTCGAGCCCGCCGACTGGCCGGGCCTCGAATCCGCGGTTTCGCCGCGCGGCGAGTTCCGCACCACGCCGGCTATGCTGCCGGCGACCGATAGCCATGCCGGCGGGGTGGATGGCTTTTACGCCGTCCTCCTGCGCAGGAACAATTGA
- the htpX gene encoding zinc metalloprotease HtpX, translating into MNLVRTAMLLAVMTALFMGVGLLIGGKSGMMIALVVAIAMNFFSYWNSDRMVLSMYGAKEVDERSAPEYYGIVRDLAKRAGLPMPRVFVINSDQPNAFATGRNPQNAAVAASTGLLHALSYEEVAGVMAHELAHVQNRDTLTMTLTATIAGAISMLANFAMFFGGGHNRENNNPLGFIGVLIAMIVAPFAAMLVQMAISRTREYSADRRGAEICGNPLWLASALKKIAIAAGRIPNEAAEHNPATAHMFIINPLSGERMDSLFSTHPDTENRIAALQEMARGMQARSTEPVRADNPVRKSRSVPTTGWGRGGSEPPKGPWS; encoded by the coding sequence ATGAACCTCGTTCGCACAGCCATGCTGCTCGCCGTGATGACGGCGCTTTTCATGGGCGTGGGCCTGCTGATCGGCGGCAAGAGCGGCATGATGATCGCGCTCGTCGTCGCGATCGCCATGAACTTCTTCTCCTACTGGAATTCCGACCGGATGGTGCTGTCCATGTATGGCGCCAAGGAGGTCGACGAGCGCTCGGCGCCGGAATATTACGGCATCGTGCGGGATCTCGCCAAACGCGCCGGCCTTCCCATGCCGCGCGTCTTCGTCATCAACAGCGACCAGCCGAATGCCTTTGCCACCGGGCGCAACCCGCAGAACGCCGCCGTCGCCGCGTCGACCGGTCTTCTCCATGCACTGAGCTACGAGGAGGTGGCGGGCGTGATGGCGCATGAGCTCGCCCATGTGCAGAACCGCGACACGCTGACCATGACGCTGACGGCGACGATTGCCGGCGCGATCTCCATGCTGGCCAACTTCGCCATGTTCTTCGGCGGCGGGCACAATCGCGAGAACAACAATCCGCTCGGCTTCATCGGCGTGCTGATCGCCATGATCGTCGCGCCCTTCGCCGCCATGCTGGTGCAGATGGCGATCAGCCGCACGCGCGAATATTCCGCCGACAGGCGCGGCGCGGAGATCTGCGGCAACCCGCTCTGGCTGGCCTCGGCGCTGAAGAAGATCGCGATTGCCGCCGGCCGCATTCCCAACGAAGCGGCCGAGCACAATCCGGCGACCGCGCATATGTTCATCATCAATCCGCTCTCGGGCGAGCGCATGGACAGCCTGTTTTCGACCCATCCCGACACCGAGAACCGCATCGCGGCGCTTCAGGAAATGGCTCGCGGCATGCAGGCGCGCTCGACGGAACCGGTCCGGGCTGATAATCCCGTACGCAAATCGCGCTCCGTACCGACGACTGGCTGGGGACGCGGTGGTTCCGAACCGCCCAAAGGTCCCTGGTCTTGA
- a CDS encoding DUF1674 domain-containing protein: protein MQNDNDNHTDGRKVLPPAALRALQEAEERRKAALPVERAPEIGGRGGEDPARFGDWEIKGRAIDF from the coding sequence ATGCAGAACGACAACGACAATCACACCGACGGCCGGAAGGTGCTTCCTCCCGCGGCCCTCCGCGCCCTCCAGGAAGCGGAGGAACGGCGCAAGGCTGCCCTGCCGGTCGAGCGCGCGCCAGAGATCGGCGGACGGGGCGGCGAGGACCCCGCGCGCTTCGGCGACTGGGAGATCAAGGGCCGCGCGATCGATTTCTAA
- the acs gene encoding acetate--CoA ligase, whose amino-acid sequence MSEKTYPVLKSAKSRALIDNETYQKWYRESVDNPERFWDKHGMRIDWFKPYTKVKNTSFTGKVPIKWFEDGITNVSYNCIDRHLKAHGDDVAIIWEGDNPYIDKKITYNELYEHVCRMANVMKKHGVKKGDRVTIYMPMIPEAAYAMLACARIGAVHSVVFGGFSPDALAGRIVDCESTFVVTCDEGVRGGKPIPLKENTDTAIDIAAKQHVIVNKVLVVRRTGGKTGWAPGRDLWYHQEVLTVPRDCPPARMKAEDPLFILYTSGSTGKPKGVLHTTAGYLVYASMTHKYVFDYQDGDVYWCTADVGWVTGHSYIVYGPLANRATTLMFEGVPNFPDAGRFWEVIDKHKVNIFYTAPTAIRALMGAGDDFVKRSERSSLRLLGSVGEPINPEAWEWYYHVVGEDRCPIVDTWWQTETGGILITPLPGATDLKPGSATRPFFGIKPELVDNEGNVLEGAADGNLCITDSWPGQMRTVYGDHKRFIETYFSSYKGKYFTGDGCRRDEDGYYWITGRVDDVLNISGHRLGTAEIESALVSHHLVSEAAVVGYPHNLKGQGIYCYVSLMAGEEGTDALRQDLVKHVRKEIGPIATPDKIQFAPGLPKTRSGKIMRRILRKIAEDDFGALGDTSTLADPAVVDDLIANRQNKAAG is encoded by the coding sequence ATGTCCGAAAAGACCTACCCGGTCCTGAAATCCGCAAAAAGCCGCGCGCTGATCGACAACGAAACCTATCAGAAATGGTATCGCGAGAGCGTCGATAACCCGGAGCGCTTCTGGGACAAGCACGGCATGCGCATCGACTGGTTCAAGCCCTATACAAAGGTGAAGAACACGTCCTTCACCGGCAAGGTGCCGATCAAGTGGTTCGAGGACGGCATCACCAACGTCTCCTACAACTGCATCGACCGGCATCTCAAGGCGCATGGCGACGACGTCGCCATCATCTGGGAAGGCGACAACCCGTATATCGACAAGAAGATCACCTATAACGAGCTCTACGAGCACGTTTGCCGCATGGCGAACGTGATGAAGAAGCACGGCGTGAAGAAGGGTGACCGCGTCACCATCTACATGCCGATGATTCCGGAAGCGGCCTATGCCATGCTCGCCTGCGCGCGCATCGGTGCCGTCCATTCCGTCGTCTTCGGCGGCTTCTCGCCGGATGCTCTGGCCGGCCGTATCGTCGACTGCGAATCGACCTTCGTCGTCACCTGCGACGAGGGCGTGCGCGGCGGCAAGCCGATCCCGCTCAAGGAAAACACCGACACGGCCATCGACATCGCGGCCAAGCAGCATGTCATCGTCAACAAGGTGCTCGTCGTGCGCCGCACCGGCGGCAAGACGGGCTGGGCGCCGGGCCGCGACCTCTGGTACCATCAGGAAGTGCTGACCGTGCCGCGCGATTGTCCGCCGGCCAGGATGAAGGCGGAAGATCCGCTCTTCATCCTCTACACATCCGGCTCCACCGGTAAGCCGAAGGGTGTCCTGCACACCACGGCCGGCTATCTCGTCTATGCCTCGATGACGCACAAATACGTCTTCGACTATCAGGATGGCGATGTCTATTGGTGCACGGCGGATGTCGGCTGGGTGACGGGCCATTCCTACATCGTCTACGGGCCGCTCGCCAACCGCGCGACCACGCTGATGTTCGAAGGCGTGCCGAACTTCCCCGATGCCGGCCGCTTCTGGGAAGTGATCGACAAGCACAAGGTCAATATCTTCTATACCGCCCCGACGGCGATCCGTGCGCTGATGGGCGCCGGCGACGACTTCGTGAAGCGCTCCGAGCGCTCCTCGCTTCGCCTGCTCGGCTCGGTCGGCGAGCCGATCAACCCCGAAGCCTGGGAGTGGTATTACCACGTGGTCGGCGAGGATCGTTGCCCGATCGTCGACACCTGGTGGCAGACGGAGACCGGCGGCATCCTGATCACCCCGCTGCCGGGTGCGACGGACCTCAAGCCGGGTTCGGCGACGCGGCCCTTCTTCGGCATCAAGCCCGAGCTCGTCGATAACGAGGGCAATGTGCTGGAGGGCGCTGCCGACGGCAATCTCTGCATCACCGACAGCTGGCCGGGCCAGATGCGCACGGTCTATGGCGACCACAAGCGCTTCATCGAGACCTACTTCTCCAGCTACAAGGGCAAGTATTTCACCGGCGATGGTTGCCGCCGCGACGAGGACGGCTATTACTGGATCACCGGCCGCGTCGACGACGTGCTCAATATTTCCGGCCACCGCCTCGGCACGGCGGAAATCGAATCGGCCCTCGTCTCCCACCATCTGGTTTCGGAAGCGGCGGTCGTCGGCTATCCGCACAATCTCAAGGGACAGGGCATCTATTGCTACGTCTCGCTGATGGCTGGCGAAGAAGGCACCGACGCGCTGCGTCAGGATCTCGTCAAGCATGTGCGCAAGGAGATCGGCCCCATCGCGACGCCGGACAAGATCCAGTTCGCGCCCGGCCTGCCGAAAACCCGCTCCGGCAAGATCATGCGCCGCATCCTGCGCAAGATCGCCGAGGACGATTTTGGCGCGCTTGGGGATACGTCGACGCTGGCCGATCCGGCGGTCGTGGACGACCTGATCGCCAACCGGCAGAACAAGGCCGCTGGCTGA
- a CDS encoding DUF1013 domain-containing protein produces the protein MAQQLLMPKATAVWLVDNTALSFDQIATFCKLHPLEVKAIADGESAQGIKGLDPISTGQLSREEIARAEANPNHKLKLSEPKVRVPESKRKGPRYTPVSKRQDRPNAILWLVRNHPELKDAQISRLVGTTKSTIEQIRERTHWNSANLAPMDPVTLGLCSQIDLDLEVERASKGRPLPTAAELGATLESAQETEKLPYSTDREEEKEIDADAVFAKLKSLKSSTPDEDEDDNF, from the coding sequence ATGGCTCAACAGCTGCTCATGCCGAAGGCGACCGCGGTCTGGCTGGTCGACAACACAGCGCTGTCGTTCGACCAGATCGCCACATTCTGCAAACTGCATCCGCTCGAAGTGAAGGCCATCGCCGACGGCGAATCGGCCCAGGGCATCAAGGGTCTCGACCCGATCTCGACCGGCCAGCTCTCCCGCGAGGAGATCGCCCGCGCGGAAGCCAATCCGAACCACAAGCTGAAGCTTTCCGAACCGAAGGTCCGCGTGCCGGAATCCAAGCGCAAGGGCCCGCGCTACACGCCGGTCTCCAAGCGCCAGGACCGCCCGAACGCCATTCTCTGGCTCGTGCGCAACCATCCCGAACTGAAGGATGCGCAGATCTCGCGTCTCGTCGGCACCACCAAGTCGACGATCGAGCAGATCCGCGAACGCACCCACTGGAACTCCGCGAACCTGGCACCGATGGACCCGGTGACGCTCGGCCTCTGCTCGCAGATCGACCTCGACCTCGAAGTCGAGCGCGCCTCCAAGGGCCGCCCGCTGCCGACCGCCGCCGAACTCGGCGCGACGCTGGAATCGGCGCAGGAAACCGAAAAGCTGCCCTACAGCACCGACCGCGAAGAGGAGAAGGAAATCGACGCCGATGCCGTCTTCGCCAAGCTCAAGTCGCTGAAGTCGTCCACGCCGGACGAGGACGAAGACGACAACTTCTGA
- a CDS encoding propionyl-CoA synthetase, which translates to MQKTYAEIYRAWQADPEAHWAALARAIDWFTEPTEIFDAAQGVYGHWFPDAVGNTCHNCVDRHVAAGRGDQPALIYDSPVTGRKARYSYGELLTHVNAMAAVLADQGIVKGDRVILYMPMIPEAIFAMLACARIGAIHSVVFGGFAASELAARIDDCAAKLIVSASCGIEPNRVVAYKPLLDAAIDLARHKPERCLVLQRPELAAELRDGRDVDLGPALAAAEGRAVPCAPLKATDPLYILYTSGTTGQPKGVIRDNGGHMVALAWSMRALYGIEPGEVYWAASDIGWVVGHSYIVYAPLLNGSTTVLYEGKPVGTPDAGAFWRVVEDYRVSVLFTAPTAFRAIRKEDPDGALVKRHDLSSLRALFLAGERADPDTVQWAEKVLGVPVIDHWWQTETGWAIVGNPLGLGRLPVKHGSPTVPMPGYELHVLDDAGHPVPPGTLGNIAIRLPLPPGCLPTFWKADERFRAACLSEFPGYYKTADAGYVDDDGYVFVMARTDDIINVAGHRLSTGAMEEVCASHPDVAECAVIGVADAVKGQVPAGFLVLKSGVSRESSLVEAEVMRLVRERIGPVAAFKTAICVKRLPKTRSGKILRGTMQKIADGEEWKMPATIDDPAILDEIAAALTGRSPNPA; encoded by the coding sequence ATGCAGAAGACCTATGCCGAGATCTATCGTGCCTGGCAGGCCGATCCCGAGGCTCACTGGGCCGCGCTCGCCCGGGCCATCGACTGGTTCACCGAGCCGACGGAAATCTTCGATGCCGCGCAAGGCGTCTACGGCCACTGGTTTCCCGATGCGGTGGGCAATACCTGTCACAATTGCGTGGACCGGCATGTGGCCGCCGGGCGCGGCGACCAGCCGGCGCTGATCTATGACAGCCCCGTCACCGGCCGGAAGGCGCGCTACAGCTATGGCGAGCTGCTCACCCATGTGAATGCCATGGCGGCGGTGCTCGCCGATCAGGGCATCGTCAAGGGCGACCGCGTCATTCTCTATATGCCGATGATCCCCGAGGCGATTTTCGCCATGCTCGCCTGCGCGCGCATCGGGGCGATCCATTCGGTGGTTTTCGGCGGCTTCGCGGCGAGCGAGCTGGCCGCGCGCATCGACGATTGCGCGGCGAAGCTGATCGTTTCGGCAAGCTGCGGCATCGAGCCGAACCGGGTGGTCGCCTACAAGCCTCTGCTCGATGCCGCCATCGACCTTGCCCGGCACAAGCCGGAGCGCTGCCTCGTGCTGCAGCGGCCGGAACTGGCGGCCGAACTGAGGGACGGCCGGGATGTGGACCTCGGCCCGGCGCTGGCGGCGGCCGAGGGGCGAGCGGTGCCCTGCGCTCCGCTCAAGGCGACCGATCCGCTCTATATCCTCTATACGTCCGGCACGACCGGCCAGCCGAAGGGTGTCATCCGTGACAATGGCGGCCACATGGTCGCCCTCGCCTGGTCGATGCGCGCGCTCTACGGGATCGAGCCCGGCGAGGTCTACTGGGCGGCGTCCGATATCGGCTGGGTCGTCGGGCATTCCTACATCGTCTATGCGCCGCTTCTCAACGGCAGCACGACGGTGCTCTACGAGGGCAAGCCGGTCGGCACGCCGGATGCCGGCGCCTTCTGGCGTGTCGTCGAGGACTATCGGGTATCGGTGCTTTTCACCGCGCCGACCGCCTTCCGGGCGATCCGCAAGGAAGACCCGGACGGCGCGCTCGTGAAGCGCCATGATCTCTCCAGCCTGCGGGCGCTGTTCCTTGCCGGCGAGCGGGCCGATCCGGATACGGTGCAATGGGCTGAAAAGGTGCTGGGCGTTCCGGTCATCGATCACTGGTGGCAGACGGAAACGGGCTGGGCCATCGTCGGCAATCCGCTCGGCCTCGGCCGGCTGCCCGTGAAGCACGGCTCGCCCACCGTGCCCATGCCGGGCTATGAACTGCATGTGCTGGACGATGCCGGCCATCCGGTGCCGCCCGGCACGCTCGGCAATATCGCCATCAGGCTTCCCCTCCCCCCGGGTTGCCTGCCGACCTTCTGGAAGGCCGACGAGCGGTTTCGCGCGGCCTGCCTTTCGGAATTCCCCGGCTACTACAAGACGGCGGATGCCGGCTATGTCGACGACGACGGCTATGTCTTCGTGATGGCGCGCACGGACGACATCATCAATGTTGCCGGCCATCGCCTGTCGACGGGGGCGATGGAGGAGGTCTGCGCCAGCCATCCGGACGTCGCCGAGTGCGCCGTCATCGGCGTCGCGGATGCGGTGAAGGGCCAGGTGCCGGCGGGTTTCCTCGTCCTGAAGAGCGGTGTTTCACGTGAATCATCGCTGGTCGAAGCGGAGGTCATGCGCCTCGTGCGCGAACGCATCGGGCCGGTCGCGGCCTTCAAGACGGCGATCTGCGTGAAACGCCTGCCGAAGACGCGCTCGGGCAAGATCCTGCGCGGCACCATGCAGAAGATCGCCGACGGCGAGGAATGGAAGATGCCGGCGACGATCGACGATCCGGCCATCCTCGACGAGATAGCGGCAGCACTGACGGGCCGAAGCCCGAACCCGGCCTGA
- a CDS encoding YggS family pyridoxal phosphate-dependent enzyme yields the protein MDLQDRLEDVRSRMGKAASEAGRKPEAVTLVAVSKTFDAEAIRPAIAAGQRVFGENRVQEAQGKWPELRAETAGIELHLIGPLQSNKTAEAVALFDVIETVDREKIARAIAEEMKRQGRALRLYVQVNTGLEPQKAGIAPDDTVAFVAFCREELGLTVEGLMCIPPADENPGPHFALLAKLAGRCNLDKLSMGMSGDYEVAIGFGATSVRVGSAIFGTR from the coding sequence ATGGACCTTCAGGATCGTCTCGAAGATGTTCGCAGCCGGATGGGCAAGGCCGCAAGCGAAGCGGGCCGCAAGCCGGAAGCGGTGACGCTGGTGGCCGTGTCGAAGACCTTCGATGCCGAGGCCATCCGCCCGGCCATCGCGGCGGGTCAGCGCGTCTTCGGCGAGAACCGCGTGCAGGAAGCGCAGGGCAAGTGGCCGGAACTTCGCGCCGAGACCGCCGGCATCGAGCTGCACCTGATCGGCCCGCTGCAATCCAACAAGACGGCGGAGGCCGTGGCGCTTTTTGACGTCATCGAGACGGTCGACCGGGAGAAGATCGCCCGCGCGATCGCCGAGGAGATGAAGCGGCAGGGCCGGGCGCTGCGGCTCTATGTCCAGGTCAATACGGGGCTCGAACCGCAGAAGGCCGGCATCGCGCCGGACGATACGGTCGCTTTCGTCGCCTTCTGCCGCGAGGAGCTCGGCCTCACCGTCGAGGGCCTGATGTGCATTCCGCCGGCCGACGAGAATCCGGGTCCGCATTTCGCCCTGCTCGCCAAGCTGGCCGGCCGGTGCAATCTCGACAAGCTTTCCATGGGCATGTCCGGCGACTACGAGGTCGCCATCGGTTTCGGTGCGACCAGCGTGCGTGTCGGCTCGGCGATTTTTGGCACGCGCTGA